GCCGCCCTACTTCAGTGAGACTCCTGTTGCAGCCATGAGGCGCCTGAGGGATGAGCCTGCCCCCTCCGTCAGACACGCCAGCCAGGTGAGAACGTCACAGGTACACATTACacttacattttagtcatttagcagacgctcttatccagggcgacttatagtaagtacaggaacattcccccgaggcaagtagggtgaagtgccttacccaaggacacaacataatttggcacggccggggaatcaaaccagcaaccttctgattaatagccggattccctaaccgctaagccacctgactcccctgacacacacacaggcacatacacacagacatgcacacactcataaacatgcACAGATAGCAGAGATTTTTCTGGTTTCAGTAGGCCTACTTTACTTTCACttattacattttttacacaaatatctgtacttctacttacattttcaagccatgCTCATTACTTTAATTGTAATCTGTATTTGCTGGCATGATCAAAAATATTTTCTTTAAAAGTCAACAAAAagaaaagtataaaaaaaatagttttttaaaAACTTTTTCCTGTAGACATGTAGGTGCGAAAAAAGTTTCccaaaatatttttataatataaaaataaaaaaagttacagaaagaaaatgtttcaaaagttttaaaaatatatattttgaaaaGGTTTCAACCCCAAAAAAGTTGCAAGAAAAACATTTAAGAAAAAGTTGTGTGTGAAAAGTCTATGGttatctgctctgtgtgtgtcagggaggcaGGTGAAAACACagtcggggtgggggggaaatctattcacatttgaatcgcgattcagtcttctagcgattcacatcgattcacaaatgttgTTTTTCAATTTGTGAACCCAaaaatcgaatcgtgaggtaccaaaagattcccacccctagaaCACAGTCATCACATGCGCAcaaacatccatacacacaactAAGCAACCTCGCCTCCCTCTGCAGGTCTCCCCAGTGCTGAAGGACTTCCTGGACCGCATGTTGACCCGGGATCCAGGGCAGCGAGCCAGCGCCACAGACCTGCTGGAGCACCCCTTCCTGCTGCAGAGCAGCTCACCCCAGTGCCTGGTCCCCCTGGTGGAGCAGTACCGCAAGCGCATGTCCCGCTGCTGACGCCTGGAACCCAGAGACCCTCCCCAGCCACACCAACCTTGCTCCTGGGCCCAGACCGGCCCtgacccccccctcttcccagcACCCCTCCAGACCGATGGGAGAGCAGGAATGGAACGCAGACCCCGCCTGGTGCTGTTAGGGCTCACAACGGGCCAGTGAGTTTGGTAGGCCGGGACCGGGCCTGACTTTAAGAGAAGCACTTTAGCCGTGAGTAGAGGTTGTGTTGAAGGCAGCATGTGAGCAGTAACTAATTTCCACGCCGTCTGGGACTCTGCTTGGGAGTGGCAGCCTGCAGGATTCCTGCTGACACAACAGCCATCTCACATCGCTGTGTTACTGGCTTGACATCGAGGATGACACTGAACTGCATTCTCATCCATTGCAACGGAACAAGACAGTGTTTGGATACTAGTCGCGCATTCAGTTTTATTCCTAACTCAAGCTATAGCTCATGACCTGTTACATACATGTTACCTCTCCAGCCATACAGGGGTGAACACCTGTGTGTGGATGGAGCTGTTTGCATGGCCACAACActggcacacaggcacacctggCCTGGTCTGAATGCTTGAAGTGTTTCCTCACCGTGAGACCAGCCACCTTCATtaccataatgtgtgtgtgtgtggagtctgcTGTTTCCATTTATCCAGCCGAATCTTCACTTTCTTTTTGATATGCTTTCATTTAAATGAAAAATTCCCTGCTTTTCCCAAAAAGATGTTGTGAATCGTTTGTGAACTgtgtggcaaaaaaaaaaactgttttcatTTTAGAATGATTGATCCTTAAAACGTAGCTGATTAAATCAACAATGTAAATACAGATATCCTGAACGTTAGGACAGGTTTACTTTCAGAAACCATTGATGTAAGTTATTGAGATTAATTTAAACGTTTATTTGACTTGAtttggaaagtgtgtgtttagtcCTGAGATGATGATGTCGTCGATCTCCAGTATCCTTCTCATTGGATTGTGACTGAATTTTGAAACGACAGGGTGTGTGAGTTGCtactgtggcgtgtgtgtgtgtgcgtgtgtgtgtgtgtgtgtgtattcggtCCGTGTAGACAAAGCACAGGCTTGGCATGTGCTGCTACAGAACGATCACCTGCTGAGAACACATTGCACACAGACTTTATATTCGGACATGGATACAACATATTTCATGTATTTGTATTTCAAAGTAGCCTAAGTAAGTCATGAAAATAGAGAAATAAACATTATTTTAATTTTGtataaatcaataaataatgCATATTAAATCCAATAGTACTGCTCTATTTAatgttatctctctgtctctctctactggtATTTGAAACAAATACAAGATGTTGGGgatatatttaatatatatttaatagACACTATATTTGCAAATCACACAGTTGCAGATACAGCGACGTGTAGAGCAAGCATAGAAACTGCATCTTCAGTACAATATAAATTATATTTAATATGAACAGTTTGTAAATAATTGTTTATCAATAGCTCTTCAGAGTGCAATTATATACATTATATACAAAAGCGACAGACCAACCGTCTGAGCAGTTACAGTAGGCGATTATTGAAATTACAGAGCGCTCGAACTGTTAAACGTTATATTATTGTATTTCTTTACAAGTGAATGAAATAGTAATATATGaccacacattttatatgtgtgtaATTTTAAGTGCTATAATAAATCGACTGCCATAcatttctatagcctagtattTTAATCAAGAGTGACTCGTGAGCTGCTTTCGAATTCACACTTGACTCCGCTGATGCTGTCGACGCTGGGCTGGCTGTTAACTTTCTGATGCGCGTGTGAGAAAGGGAACGTTTCGGACCTGGACATTCTCGCTCTTCCATGCGCGGAACCTGAGGAACAGTCTATAACCATTCTCATGAACTCGGGGGCGGTGAAGCGTCGTAGCAGCCTAGTCCCGAGCCCGGTGAATCCTGGAGGACGGATCGGGATCTTGTCCGGCTCCATCTGTCCTCTGTTGAAGAGAAGCTTCCTCCCGCTTGGAAGGCTGTCCCTTTTCTGAGACGCTCTCCTGCTTGACATGTCAttattttcatctttctgtgacCTCGCGTTTTCCTCGGGCGCAGCTCTCTGAGATTTACTTTTGCCGTTTAAAAGGCCTCTTGCCGTGACAGTTCTGTCAGCATTACTTGTCACTGCACCTGTTTTCTCTCGACATTCAATCTTGGCGATCAAGAATCTCTCGTCCTGCAGCGAGCCTCTCTTGAATTTACTGGCCGATAGCCTCACGTCGCCCAAATCCCCTTGGTACGACTGTTTCCTGCTGCTTAAGAGGTCCAGGTTAAATGATTTAGCTTTGCCCCAGAGGGGGAAACTCTCTTGCGCCTGCTGTTTCAGTCCTCTATCCTGAGTGGAATCTTTCTGACATGGGTCAGGCAGGTGGTTCAGCGTCTTACCCCCTCTCAGGTCCCTAAGCTTGCCGTTCTGTAGCTGCTTGGCTGTGAATATAACATCTCTGTCATCCTCCGCCTGGGCTCTCTGTAGGTGGTGAGGAGGGACACTCTGGTGACAGCTGTTGTTCTCGCTGGACTGATCATGACACCTGAAGCGGTTCCACAGTCCGTTGCTGTCCCCGACCTTCAGCTGTCTCTGAAACACTCCTGGAAGCTGCTCTTCGCTGTGGAGCGGCTTGGAGAACCTCTCGAGAACCTGCCGGGACAGCTTGTTGGGCTGCCGTCTTTCCTCTCCCGCCTCGCCAACGGTTACTTCTGACCCCACGCACCTCCTCCCAGGGACGTTCAGCGCCTGGACGCAGTGATTGTGGCCGAAGAAGTTAGCCACTTGGATGGCCGAGTGGCCCGCGTTGTTGGTTCGGTCCAGCCGGAGGCCCAGTCTCTTGAAGGCCTTGACCAGGAACTCTAACACCTGGCTGTGGCCTGCGTAGGCGGCGTACACCAGGGCGCTGTTCCCCCAGGCATCCgacacgtcggggtcagcgttGAACTGCACCAGCAGTTTGACCACGTCCAGGTGGCCGAGTTCGCAGGCCAGACTCAGGGCGGTGCGTCCGTTCTCGTCCTGACAGTTGACGTCGGCGCCTTTCTCCAGCAGCAGGCGGGTGAACTTCGCCCTGGCACCGGGCTCCGGCAGGCACACGGCGAACATGAGAGGAGTACGGTTGTTCTCCGTCTTGGAGTTGATGATGCGGCCGTCCAGTGCGTCGAGGATGAAGCGTGCCAAATGGACCTTGCCTTCGTGCATGGCGTCCAGGAAGGTCTTGGTGCCCGAGCCCTGCCGCAGATCCTTGGGTCGCATCATTCTGATCCGAGTTTGAGAGCGTGCGTGtgttgagggagagacagaaaagagagaaatagaaagagtgGGATGGTAAGAAAAAGTGAAGCAGTTTCTCCGGGACGCTCTGTGTTGATAGCGAGTGTATTTACCTCGGAGTGATTCTCGGCGCGAGCAGCCGGTGTTTTTATACCTCTCCCTCCAAATGCCCTCCCCACGTTACCAAGGAAACAGCCATCTGAGGAACTGCAGAGGCAGGATAGCTACAGAAGCCGCGTCCTCCACTTAGAAGAAATATATGCCGTTTGAACTGAATAATTACTCGAGGAGAAAAACATGGCCGGTGTTTTTCATGTGTGCCAGGTGAAAGTCACTACAAAAGAACCGCTTAAGCCATTCACTTTTAATCTAGCAGTCCATTCAAATAAACTTTTACAAGCCTCTCATCCAAAAGGTGCGCACATTCAGACAAAAATTTGACCAAAAGGTCAGACAGTGTAGAGTTTGCTGAACATCATGAATAgtgttttactgtactgtaagccTAATACTGTTTCTGTCTCACCACATGTTTACTTTAGAGCATATTATGGTTAAGCCTGGAGCTCTGTTTGTGGTGACTGGTACTCTGAAGATCCTGGTCCTTCTGTGGTTTTACTGGCACGACACTAAGCCATGTGACCTGATCTATCTTGAGTCTCTCAGGAACAGGAATCAGAAAAGGAAGTCCATATGTTGGTCTTCCTCTTCGAGAACCTCCTTCCCTGACCAGCCTTTCTCTGATCTGTCTCAGGCTCTGATGCAGTTGTCATGATAACAACATGTCCATTAAGCGTGCACCTGCAGCTTTCTGAGGTGTAACTAATATTCTCTGTTCTTTCTGGCCTGGTGCATGGAGACTGAAGGTGCTCTGAATGGAGTTACACATACGTGTCCTTTTGCAGGGATACATAATGTAATGTTTCACCCGAAGCAGAGTTTGGTTTAGAGGCATGCCAGCTGCTAGTGGTTTGTTTACGTGCTGTAATAGCATTTTGTAATACAGGCTCGCCTTGGCACTCATTTCAGGTCCAGTAATTGTGGATATTATGTTGCTCTTTAGTGTGAACAACGGTAGATTAGGCTTTCATAAtactctgttgttgttgttgttgttattgatgTCTGCTTTCTGTTACATGTGGTGGCCAACATGAATCTTCCAATGAGAGGAGCTGTTACATGTGGTGGCCAACATGAATCTTCCAATGAGAGGAGCTGTTACATGCGGTGGCCAACATGAATCTTCCAATGAGAGGAGCTGTTACATGTGGTGGCCAACATGAATCTTCCAATGAGAGGAGCTGTTACATGCGGTGGCCAACATGAATCTTCCAATGAGAGGAGCTGTTACATTTGGTGGCCAACATGAATCTTCCAATGAGAGGAGCTGTTACATGTGGTGGCCAACATGAATCTTCCAATGAGAGGAGCTGTTACATGCGGTGGCCAACATGAATCTTCCAATGAGAGGAGCTGTTACATGTGGTGGCCAACATGAATCTTCCAATGAGAGGAGCTGTTACATGCGGTGGCCAACATGAATCTTCCAATGAGAGGAGCCGTTACATGTGGTGGCCAACATGAATCTTCCAATGAGAGGAGCCGTTACATTTGGTGGCCAACATGAGTCTTCCAATGAGAGGAGCCGTTACATGTGGTGGCCAACATGAGTCTTCCAATGAGAGGAGCTGTTACATGTGGTGGCCAACATGAATCTTCCAATGAGAGGAGCTGTTACATGCGGTGGCCAACATGAATCTTCCAATGAGAGGAGCCGTTACATGTGGTGGCCAACATGAGTCTTCCAATGAGAGGAGCCGTTACATTTGGTGGTCAACATGAGTCTTCCAATGAGAGGAGCCGTTACATGTGGTGGCCAACATGAGTCTTCCAATGAGAGGAGCCGTTACATGTGGTGGCCAACATGAGTCTTCCCATGAGAGAAGCTGCAGCTGATGTAATTTCCCCAAAGCGGCTCAACGTCTTGAAGTGAACCAGGAGGAGCTTGTCACTCTCGCTACATCTGTCTTTCCtgtaaacaagtttaaaaaatgacgcacacacacaaaaacaaagccAGAGGCCAACATTTCCTAACATGAGTCTGTCATCCCCAATCTGCCCTCTCATTTTAATGAGCTTTTAATTGCTAATATAAAAGACAGCAGGGGCAGAAaggatagagtgtgtgtgtgtgtgagagagagagtcggggTTCTGACTGTTTACCATCCGGCCACACAGACGGCCTTCACCAGTCCTCTGCAGGGACGGGGTGCTAGCCAGGCCAGGGCCGCGTCCAGCTGCCTGAGGGTTGATGTGGGGGTGGTTGGAACAGCAGGATGGAGATGGGATACTTTCTTAAACAGCTATTAACTTGTCAACACTGCATCTGCCCCAGCTGGGTTGTAACGCGTGTGTCGCTGAACTGACCATTAAGAGGCTAGAAGGACTTAGATAAGAAGAAAACTGTTTTATATGATGTAAATGTTTCAGCGTATAAGCATGTAAATAATAACTGTGTTGTGAATGTATTTAGTCAGGTGTTAGgtgaggtggctgagtggttagggaatcgggctagttatctgaaggttaccagttcgattcccggctgtgccaaatgacgttgtgtccttgggcaaggcacttcaccctacttgcctcgggggaatgtccctgtacttactgtaagtcgctctggataagagcatctgctaaatgactaaatataaatgtaaatttagttGATGAACTCAGAGATATGACTTCTCTTCGGAGCCTAGGCTTAATGTGGAGATTTGGATGCATGGTGTGAGACTCTCATGTGCTGTCTCTGCTAAACTTCAAACAGTTACTTTAGTCAAGGAAATTACTCAAAATGTAATCTCCTAATTTGATGAATACAGAATATCCCCTTTCTCTGGCCATCTGACCGTCAATAGAAATCCTCAAAAGCAATCTTAAACTTAAGAAACATTCAAAAAGCATTCAAATGAAGTTCCGGTTTGGTATGTTTGCTGAAAGTGGTTTCATTTGTCAAGGACGGGGTTTCCTCTGAAACAAGTAATGTTCCTTTGACTGTGAGTGTCTCAACTCTCCTAGTATGAACACTGTGTGACGGTGCCATGCTCTCCATACCAATGAGACTGTGGATGACGCCAGCTCAACCCCCTGCACCTTCCAGTGGCAATGACATCTTAATCAGGTCAATGGGATTCAGCTGATTTCAATACTTATTAACTCATCCCAGCGGGCGGACTTAAGTCAAATCAATTTCCGTACCAATGCATATTAATGGAATCACGAGAGATCTACGACCACCAGTCATCAGAATGCAGTGATAGTAATTTAATGACTCGTTGATGAGAAGGTAAACGTCCTCACTTCAGCACAAGGTGCCCAGGAAGCTCAAACCGAGACATTGTTGCTCACAGCTCGATAAAATCCTGTGCTCTCCACCAAACCCCTCTTATCTGGTATTCCAGTGGAGTGCTCAGAGCCTTTGTCGGCTTTTTCAGAGAATGGCTCCTCCAGAAATAGACCCGAGCAGGCTGTTAAGAGAGCTGGTAGACTGGTAGGAGAGCTTGCAGGCTGGTAGGAGAGCGTGCAGGCTGGTAGGAGAGCTTGCAGGCTGGTAGGACAGCGTGCAGGCTGGTAGGAGAGCGTGCAGGCAGGTAGGAGAGCTTGCAGGCTGGTAGGAGATCGTGCAGGCTGGTGGGAGAGCTTGCAGGCTGGTAGGAGAGCTTGCAGGCTGGTAGGAGAGCTTGCAGGCTGGTAGGAGAGCGTGCAGGCTGGTAGGAGAGCTTGCAGGCTGGTAGGAGAGTGTGCAGGCTGGTAGGAGAGTGTGCAGGCTGGTAGGAGAGCTTGCAGGATTGTAGGAGAGCGTGCAGGCTGGTAGGAGAGCGTGCAGGCTGGTAGGAGAGTGCAGGCTGGTAGGAGAGCTTGCAGGCTGGTAGGAGAGCGTGCAGGCTGGTAGGAGAGCGTGCAGGCTGGTAGGAGAGCGTGCAGGCTGGTAGGAGAGCGTGCAGGCTGGTAGGAGAGCGTGCAGGCTGGTAAGAGAGCGTGCAGGCTGGTAGGAGAGCTTGAGTGATTGTGTTGGCTCTTCTTGATCTTCTGTGTTTGGTGATGTTTTCTTGCTGGGGCTTTTTGGGCACAAAAGTGATTATTTTAAGATTTGCGTTCAGTTTACAGAAATAGCTCCGGAATACAATTTCAGTCCTAATATGTGCGCTCTGTGGtcgatttttcttcttttttgggggtttGTACAAACTGTGCACTGACTCTAGAGGCTTTTTATCACCTGGAGTCGCAGGTAAAAATGCATCCATCCTTTAAGACAGTGCCTTTGATTGCATTCAGATGAGCGACAAAACACTAATCCATATCGCATGTGTCATTAATAGATGCTACCTTCTCCTCGTGGCTTGAAACAGAACAGAACTGAATGAAAATGAATGACGCTGAAAAAAATGCAGTCTGAATGCGAGAGGCCCACGAGGCGGGCTAATTGAGCAGATGTATGCTAGAAAGCAGAGATGCTACCATAAATACCCAATCTCCCATTCCCTGCTTGCTCTCCCGCCCGGCAACAGCCCTCTGAATGGCTGATTAGAAATTAAGGCTTGTGTAAAGTTGATGTGTTACCACCAGTTCTACATGGCTTGATTAGACACTGGGGAGAATACACTCCCAAATATACTGAATCAACAAGACCCCCTGACTAGCTGATGGAAACAGATAATCCCCACAAAATTCCCGAGGTCAACCCTCCTCCTGGTTTATATATCTTGGATGGGTGTTTTTTTTGGATGAGGTCTAGAACACTGTTCAGTTCAGGACCTTATTCACTCCAACCCGTATGTTGTCCTCAATCACCCTGAACTCGTCACCACGGTCCCAAAGCAGTCTAAAGTGCATCATCTTTTCTCAGAGCACACCTGA
The Osmerus mordax isolate fOsmMor3 chromosome 9, fOsmMor3.pri, whole genome shotgun sequence genome window above contains:
- the LOC136949589 gene encoding uncharacterized protein encodes the protein MMRPKDLRQGSGTKTFLDAMHEGKVHLARFILDALDGRIINSKTENNRTPLMFAVCLPEPGARAKFTRLLLEKGADVNCQDENGRTALSLACELGHLDVVKLLVQFNADPDVSDAWGNSALVYAAYAGHSQVLEFLVKAFKRLGLRLDRTNNAGHSAIQVANFFGHNHCVQALNVPGRRCVGSEVTVGEAGEERRQPNKLSRQVLERFSKPLHSEEQLPGVFQRQLKVGDSNGLWNRFRCHDQSSENNSCHQSVPPHHLQRAQAEDDRDVIFTAKQLQNGKLRDLRGGKTLNHLPDPCQKDSTQDRGLKQQAQESFPLWGKAKSFNLDLLSSRKQSYQGDLGDVRLSASKFKRGSLQDERFLIAKIECREKTGAVTSNADRTVTARGLLNGKSKSQRAAPEENARSQKDENNDMSSRRASQKRDSLPSGRKLLFNRGQMEPDKIPIRPPGFTGLGTRLLRRFTAPEFMRMVIDCSSGSAHGRARMSRSETFPFSHAHQKVNSQPSVDSISGVKCEFESSSRVTLD